The Triticum aestivum cultivar Chinese Spring chromosome 7B, IWGSC CS RefSeq v2.1, whole genome shotgun sequence genome window below encodes:
- the LOC123155614 gene encoding uncharacterized protein yields the protein MIPGDVPQEQTSGNSSNWQLLLDSYLSVPIWCCVKMQAGRKVLVLGSRLHCQHPTSGAPDHRRRKRRRAIHSIVLSPRSHLHTLSTSCINLHVLHFPRQVEAAPSTFTPFSSFASRIRHPHVGSVGADGITMTHANVLIV from the exons AACAAACATCAGGAAACAGTAGTAACTGGCAGCTACTTCTGG ATTCATATTTATCTGTGCCTATATGGTGTTGCGTGAAAATGCAAGCGGGCCGCAAGGTGCTGGTACTTGGATCTCGGTTGCACTG TCAACATCCGACAAGTGGAGCACCCGACCATAGGAGACGGAAGAGGAGGCGAGCTATCCACAGTATTGTCCTCTCCCCGCGTAGCCACCTACATACACTGTCCACAAGTTGTATCAACCTCCATGTCCTGCACTTCCCCCGCCAGGTGGAAGCAGCACCATCGACATTCACGCCGTTTTCATCCTTTGCATCAAGAATACGTCATCCTCATGTTGGCTCTGTGGGAGCCGATGGGATTACCATGACACATGCCAATGTTTTGATAGTTTAG